In Methanosphaera sp. ISO3-F5, a genomic segment contains:
- a CDS encoding UPF0146 family protein has protein sequence MSNLWTSFTDYIINNYRDSEKIVEVGVGRVLEPSNILKKELPTCNIELVDIYPANESVVMDDITDPEDYIYEGADLIYAVRPPEELQNSIFNLGVRYDADIIIKPLFTEEISYNLQNKLKLVNYKRSVFYEYKRK, from the coding sequence ATGAGTAACCTATGGACTAGTTTTACTGATTACATTATAAATAATTATAGAGATAGTGAAAAGATTGTTGAAGTAGGTGTTGGACGAGTACTTGAGCCAAGTAATATTCTTAAAAAAGAATTACCTACGTGTAACATTGAACTTGTCGATATTTATCCGGCAAATGAAAGTGTAGTAATGGATGATATTACTGATCCGGAAGATTATATCTATGAAGGTGCTGACTTAATATATGCTGTGAGGCCTCCGGAGGAGTTACAGAACTCCATATTTAATTTAGGTGTTAGGTATGATGCGGATATTATTATCAAACCTTTATTTACTGAAGAGATCAGTTATAATTTACAGAATAAATTAAAGCTCGTGAATTATAAGAGAAGTGTTTTTTATGAGTATAAGAGGAAATAA
- the rimI gene encoding ribosomal protein S18-alanine N-acetyltransferase, with amino-acid sequence MIIREFKPTDLDDVLTIEYEAFPDPYPIDVLINLHERGAGFIVAEVGKRVVGYNIFWIHEGIGHIIAIAVNSNFRNMSVGSLLLDKSLKVLKYNGITKVQLEVRKSNIKAINFYIKHGFTAISEEDNYYSDGEAALIMEYQHHNN; translated from the coding sequence ATGATTATCAGAGAATTTAAACCTACAGACTTGGACGATGTTCTAACAATAGAATACGAAGCATTTCCCGACCCATACCCAATTGACGTACTAATCAACTTACATGAAAGAGGAGCAGGATTCATCGTAGCAGAAGTAGGAAAACGAGTAGTAGGATACAATATTTTCTGGATACATGAAGGCATAGGACACATAATAGCCATAGCAGTAAATTCCAACTTTAGAAACATGAGTGTAGGCTCATTACTCCTGGACAAAAGCCTAAAAGTATTAAAATACAATGGAATCACCAAAGTACAACTAGAAGTCAGAAAATCAAACATAAAAGCAATAAACTTCTACATCAAACACGGCTTCACAGCAATCAGCGAAGAAGACAACTACTACAGTGATGGAGAAGCAGCCCTCATCATGGAATACCAACACCATAACAATTAA